The following coding sequences lie in one Arachis hypogaea cultivar Tifrunner chromosome 4, arahy.Tifrunner.gnm2.J5K5, whole genome shotgun sequence genomic window:
- the LOC112796158 gene encoding U3 snoRNP-associated protein-like EMB2271 — translation MPANKKNRNKHKAASHDPFFANDSRKRRKPNRDDADVNAADEIDSDFDDDDFFAGEHGEDLSEQQQEEEEETGAEARKRIAQDFLRKYRDAAKKKEDEDESEGADEDEEGFRDSLVAEKLIKDQQEESGRVRRAIASRVQVPETSGTDGGFRVLVKHRHSVTAVALSEDDTKGFSASKDGSIMQWDVSTGKFEKYRWPSDPVLKSHGLKDPQSKAKKQSKHVLALAASSDGRYLATGGLDRHVHIWDTRTREHVQAFPGHRGPVSCLAFRQGTSELFSGSFDRTIKIWNVEDRTYMNTLFGHQSEVISIDCLRKERVLTAGRDHTMQMFKVHEESRLIFHAPASSLECCCFINDDEFLSGSDDGSIEFWRAVKKKPTYIVKNAHALPTESTETEQIDGGRMPSENGHHHPETEHPSSVFSWVSAVTVCRNSDLAASGAGNGSVRLWAIESETNNIKFCHNVPLVGFVNSLTIAKSAKFLIAGVGQEPRLGRWGRIPEARNGVSILPLKKS, via the exons atGCCTGCAAACAAGAAGAACCGTAACAAACACAAAGCTGCTTCTCACGACCCTTTCTTCGCCAACGATTCACGTAAGCGCCGCAAGCCCAACCGTGACGATGCCGATGTCAATGCCGCCGATGAGATTGACAGCGACTTCGACGACGATGACTTCTTCGCCGGGGAACACGGGGAAGACCTATCCGAGCAGCagcaggaggaagaagaagaaaccgGAGCTGAAGCTCGGAAGAGAATTGCCCAGGACTTCTTGAGAAAGTATCGCGATGCagcaaagaagaaggaagatgaAGATGAGAGTGAAGGTGCTGATGAAGACGAAGAAGGGTTCAGAGATTCTCTCGTTGCTGAGAAACTCATCAAGGACCAGCAAGAGGAGAGTGGCAGAGTCAGAAGAGCCATTGCTTCAAG GGTGCAAGTGCCGGAGACTAGTGGTACTGACGGTGGGTTTAGGGTGCTGGTGAAGCACCGGCATTCTGTGACTGCGGTGGCCCTGTCTGAGGACGATACGAAAGGATTTTCAGCTTCAAAGGATGGGAGTATTATGCAGTGGGATGTGAGTACTGGGAAATTTGAGAAGTATAGGTGGCCGAGTGATCCGGTGCTGAAGAGTCATGGATTGAAGGATCCGCAGAGTAAAGCTAAGAAGCAGAGTAAACATGTGTTGGCATTGGCCGCAAGTTCGGATGGTCGGTATTTAGCAACTGGGGGTCTTGACAGGCATGTTCATATATGGGATACTCGTACCAGAGAGCATGTTCAG GCATTTCCTGGTCACCGAGGCCCTGTTTCTTGTTTGGCTTTTAGACAAGGAACTTCAGAGCTTTTCTCTGGTTCATTTGACCGAACGATTAAGATATGGAATGTCGAAGACAGAACTTACATGAATACTCTATTTGGCCACCAGAGTGAAGTGATAAGCATTGATTGCTTGCGCAAAGAAAGGGTATTAACTGCTGGGCGCGATCATACCATGCAGATGTTCAAG GTTCATGAAGAGTCCCGTCTTATATTTCACGCACCTGCATCTTCGTTAGAATGTTGTTGTTTCATTAATGATGATGAATTTTTATCTGGTTCGGATGACGGAAGCATTGAGTTTTGGAGAGCAGTGAAAAAGAAGCCTACCTACATTGTGAAGAATGCTCATGCTTTACCAACAGAAAGCACAGAAACTGAACAAATCGATGGTGGAAGAATGCCCAGCG AAAATGGTCATCACCATCCCGAGACAGAGCATCCTTCATCAGTATTTTCATGGGTCAGTGCGGTGACTGTTTGTAGAAATAGTGACCTTGCTGCCTCTGGTGCTGGTAACGGTTCTGTTCGATTATGGGCAATAGAAAGTGAGACTAATAATATCAAATTTTGTCACAATGTGCCATTG GTTGGGTTTGTGAATTCCTTGACTATTGCAAAATCAGCAAAGTTTCTGATTGCTGGAGTTGGACAG GAACCTCGGCTAGGCAGGTGGGGACGAATCCCTGAAGCTCGAAATGGAGTTTCAATTCTACCTCTTAAGAAATCATAA
- the LOC112794606 gene encoding uncharacterized protein, translating into MDMKIMKFEEEIKKVDDMVSNMVVDRTVEARRRDLVSSCKKWYIRKELYWKQILRSKHAKEMDKNIRYFHNLASARRRNNQIESLLIHGRIVRNQARNKVAIKNFYKNLYHQETSPVIGFCDGVVNRITEEEAAELEWMPSNEKIKDAVYDCESTKAPGSDGYNKNFIKKCWEDVGGEFTAAVMGFFQSAVLPRDANVTWVTLAPSYIKDPGSEDTKDNAKWLKLRKKNLTIIKPDFQKAYDRAKWSFVDIVFPKMGFGRRWKE; encoded by the exons ATGGATATGAAAAttatgaagtttgaagaagagataAAGAAAGTAGATGATATGGTTAGTAATATGGTTGTTGATAGAACTGTGGAAGCAAGAAGGAGGGATCTGGTGAGCTCTTGTAAGAAATGGTATATCAGAAAAGAGTTATATTGGAAGCAGATATTGCGATCCAAGCATGCCAAGGAGATGGATAAGAACATCCGCTATTTTCACAATCTAGCCTCAGCTCGACGGAGAAACAATCAGATTGAGTCCTTACTGATTCATGGGAGGATAGTGAGAAATCAAGCAAGGAATAAGGTTGCTATAAAAAACTTTTATAAGAATTTATATCATCAGGAGACCTCGCCGGTGATAGGGTTCTGTGATGGGGTGGTTAACCGGATAACTGAGGAGGAGGCAGCAGAGTTGGAATGGATGCCATCtaatgagaaaattaaggatgcAGTTTATGATTGTGAGTCAACTAAGGCACCAGGCAGTGATGGGTATAATAAGAATTTCATTAAGAAGTGTTGGGAGGATGTTGGTGGGGAGTTCACTGCAGCTGTGATGGGATTCTTTCAGTCAGCTGTTTTACCTAGGGATGCGAATGTTACTTGGGTGACTTTGGCACCAA GTTATATCAAAGATCCTGGTTCAGAGGATACGAAAGATAATGCCAAG TGGCTGAAGCTGAGGAAAAAGAACTTGACAATTATTAAACCAGACTTCCAAAAGGCTTATGATCGAGCCAAGTGGAGTTTTGTGGATATTGTTTTTCCAAAGATGGGGTTTGGCCGTAGATGGAAGGAGTAG
- the LOC112796159 gene encoding uncharacterized protein isoform X1 — MFWRMAGLSTASPVETILDRDNFTLEELLDEDEIIQECKALNSRLINFLSGKAQVEQLIRYIVEEAAEDAEKKRTFKFPFIACEVFTCEVDAILTTLVEDEELMSKLFSFLEPDHSHGNLLAGYFCKVVVCLLLRKTVPFVQYVQGHQEIVNKLVDLIGITSVMEVLIRLIGADEHMYVNHVDAMKWIEDTDVLDMIVDKFSSSDSPEVHANAAETLCAITRCAPAGLCSKIKSPSFIGRLFRHALEDSRPKSVLVNSLSICISLLDPKKLTIGGFNAYKMNNGSTVTANPETVDGMLENLGDLLKLLDISSAESQLLTTFGKLQPPLGKHRLKIVEFLSVLVTVGSEAAEKKLIDLGAVQRIIDLFFEYPYNNFLHHHVENIIISCLESKNSFLVEHLLRDCDFVGRIIQAEKHNTLESGANKPTTHAENKAPPRIGSIGHLTRISNKLVQFGNNNSVIQEHLQRYSEWTDWYMNILSKRNAVENVYQWACGRPTALHDRNRDSDEDDYQDRDYDVAALANNLSQAFRYGIYNNEDIEEVHGSLERDDEQDVYFDDESAEVVISSLRLGEDHESGSLFTNSNWFAFEEDRDRAVNERSTASLASSSPNAEESAINTSRDDNVTGGEDEELADTATSSPEAIQKLENDGTEKPVEWVEWRESSDAGDPSGLPNGEPEIKSGTIDPDTTKPSSDSSGDPPTKDEPVDTKPSESLDERPSTETCEPVQTQSENLDLHAATSVDQELVDGQDKKQDTADDKKVIESTSS, encoded by the exons ATGTTTTGGCGCATGGCTGGCTTGTCTACTGCGTCTCCT GTGGAGACCATTTTGGATAGGGACAATTTCACTTTGGAAGAACTACTTGATGAAGATGAAATTATACAAGAATGCAAAGCTCTTAATAGTCGCCTTATAAATTT TTTGTCTGGAAAAGCACAGGTTGAACAATTGATACGTTACATTGTTGAAGAAGCTGCTGAGGATGCTGAAAAGAAGCGAACTTTCAA GTTCCCTTTTATTGCTTGTGAGGTATTCACCTGCGAAGTTGATGCTATACTCACAACTCTTGTAGAGGATGAGGAA TTGATGAGTAAGTTGTTCTCCTTTTTGGAGCCAGATCACTCTCATGGCAATTTACTTGCTGGATATTTTTGCAAG GTAGTTGTATGCCTGTTGTTACGGAAGACAGTTCCTTTTGTGCAATATGTTCAA GGTCACCAGGAAATTGTGAATAAACTAGTCGATTTGATTGGAATTACATCTGTTATGGAG GTTTTGATACGCTTGATTGGTGCTGATGAGCACATGTATGTAAATCATGTGGATGCAATGAAGTGGATTGAAGACACCGATGTGCTTGATATGATTGTTGACAAGTTCAGTTCTTCA GATTCTCCTGAGGTGCATGCTAATGCAGCAGAAACCCTGTGTGCTATTACACGATGTGCTCCAGCAGGGCTTTGTTCCAAAATAAAAAGCCCGAG CTTCATAGGAAGATTATTCCGGCATGCTCTGGAGGACTCTCGGCCAAAATCTGTTCTTGTTAACTCTCTGTCCATATGTATATCTTTGCTAGATCCTAAGAAACTTACTATTGGAGGATTTAATGCATATAAAATGAATAATGGCTCTACGGTAACTGCAAATCCTGAAACCGTAGATGGCATGCTTGAGAACCTAG GTGATCTACTCAAGCTTTTGGATATTTCTTCTGCCGAAAGTCAGTTGCTAACCACCTTTGGCAAGTTACAACCACCTCTCGGAAAACATCGTTTGAAG ATTGTAGAATTTCTATCGGTCTTGGTAACTGTTGGTAGTGAAGCTGCTGAAAAGAAATTGATTGATCTTGGAGCAGTACAAAGAATTATAGACTTGTTCTTTGA GTACCCATACAATAACTTTTTGCATCACCATGTTGAAAATATCATAATTTCATGCTTGGAGAGTAAGAATTCTTTTCTCGTGGAACATCTTCTCCGTGATTGTGATTTTGTTGGGCGAATTATTCAAGCAGAAAAACATAACACGTTGGAATCTGGTGCAAACAAG CCAACAACACATGCTGAAAACAAAGCACCACCTAGGATAGGAAGCATAGGACACTTAACTCGCATATCTAACAAACTTGTCCAGTTTGGCAATAACAACAGTGTGATTCAGGAACATTTGCAG AGATACAGTGAATGGACAGATTGGTACATGAACATTCTATCAAAGCGGAATGCTGTGGAAAATGTCTATCAGTGGGCATGTGG GAGACCGACAGCGTTGCATGACAGGAATAGGGATAGTGATGAGGATGATTACCAGGATCGGGACTATGATGTTGCAGCCTTGGCAAATAACCTAAGTCAGGCCTTCCGTTATGGTATTTACAATAATGAAGACATTGAAGAG GTTCATGGCTCGCTTGAACGAGATGATGAG caggatgtctattttgatgATGAATCTGCAGAGGTGGTTATTTCTTCTTTACGGTTGGGAGAGGACCATGAAAG TGGGTCTCTCTTTACGAATTCCAACTGGTTTGCTTTCGAGGAGGATAGAGATCGGGCAGTCAATGAGCGCTCAACTGCCTCTCTTGCTTCTTCATCACCTAATGCTGAGGAGAGTGCCATCAATACCAGTAGAGATGATAATGTAACTGGGGGTGAAGATGAGGAGTTAGCAGACACTGCAACATCATCACCTGAAGCAATACAAAAATTAGAAAATGACGGAACTGAAAAACCAGTTGAGTGGGTTGAATGGAGGGAGTCTTCTGATGCTGGTGACCCTTCTGGTCTTCCCAATGGAGAACCTGAGATCAAATCAGGGACCATAGATCCTGACACAACTAAGCCATCATCTGACTCATCTGGTGATCCGCCTACAAAGGATGAACCAGTGGATACTAAACCATCAGAATCTCTTGATGAGAGACCAAGCACTGAAACCTGTGAACCAGTTCAAACACAAAGTGAAAATCTGGATTTACATGCTGCTACTTCTGTGGATCAGGAATTGGTTGATGGTCAGGACAAGAAGCAGGATACAGCAGATGACAAAAAAGTGATTGAAAGTACAAGTAGCTAA
- the LOC112796159 gene encoding uncharacterized protein isoform X3, translating into MSKLFSFLEPDHSHGNLLAGYFCKVVVCLLLRKTVPFVQYVQGHQEIVNKLVDLIGITSVMEVLIRLIGADEHMYVNHVDAMKWIEDTDVLDMIVDKFSSSDSPEVHANAAETLCAITRCAPAGLCSKIKSPSFIGRLFRHALEDSRPKSVLVNSLSICISLLDPKKLTIGGFNAYKMNNGSTVTANPETVDGMLENLGDLLKLLDISSAESQLLTTFGKLQPPLGKHRLKIVEFLSVLVTVGSEAAEKKLIDLGAVQRIIDLFFEYPYNNFLHHHVENIIISCLESKNSFLVEHLLRDCDFVGRIIQAEKHNTLESGANKPTTHAENKAPPRIGSIGHLTRISNKLVQFGNNNSVIQEHLQRYSEWTDWYMNILSKRNAVENVYQWACGRPTALHDRNRDSDEDDYQDRDYDVAALANNLSQAFRYGIYNNEDIEEVHGSLERDDEQDVYFDDESAEVVISSLRLGEDHESGSLFTNSNWFAFEEDRDRAVNERSTASLASSSPNAEESAINTSRDDNVTGGEDEELADTATSSPEAIQKLENDGTEKPVEWVEWRESSDAGDPSGLPNGEPEIKSGTIDPDTTKPSSDSSGDPPTKDEPVDTKPSESLDERPSTETCEPVQTQSENLDLHAATSVDQELVDGQDKKQDTADDKKVIESTSS; encoded by the exons ATGAGTAAGTTGTTCTCCTTTTTGGAGCCAGATCACTCTCATGGCAATTTACTTGCTGGATATTTTTGCAAG GTAGTTGTATGCCTGTTGTTACGGAAGACAGTTCCTTTTGTGCAATATGTTCAA GGTCACCAGGAAATTGTGAATAAACTAGTCGATTTGATTGGAATTACATCTGTTATGGAG GTTTTGATACGCTTGATTGGTGCTGATGAGCACATGTATGTAAATCATGTGGATGCAATGAAGTGGATTGAAGACACCGATGTGCTTGATATGATTGTTGACAAGTTCAGTTCTTCA GATTCTCCTGAGGTGCATGCTAATGCAGCAGAAACCCTGTGTGCTATTACACGATGTGCTCCAGCAGGGCTTTGTTCCAAAATAAAAAGCCCGAG CTTCATAGGAAGATTATTCCGGCATGCTCTGGAGGACTCTCGGCCAAAATCTGTTCTTGTTAACTCTCTGTCCATATGTATATCTTTGCTAGATCCTAAGAAACTTACTATTGGAGGATTTAATGCATATAAAATGAATAATGGCTCTACGGTAACTGCAAATCCTGAAACCGTAGATGGCATGCTTGAGAACCTAG GTGATCTACTCAAGCTTTTGGATATTTCTTCTGCCGAAAGTCAGTTGCTAACCACCTTTGGCAAGTTACAACCACCTCTCGGAAAACATCGTTTGAAG ATTGTAGAATTTCTATCGGTCTTGGTAACTGTTGGTAGTGAAGCTGCTGAAAAGAAATTGATTGATCTTGGAGCAGTACAAAGAATTATAGACTTGTTCTTTGA GTACCCATACAATAACTTTTTGCATCACCATGTTGAAAATATCATAATTTCATGCTTGGAGAGTAAGAATTCTTTTCTCGTGGAACATCTTCTCCGTGATTGTGATTTTGTTGGGCGAATTATTCAAGCAGAAAAACATAACACGTTGGAATCTGGTGCAAACAAG CCAACAACACATGCTGAAAACAAAGCACCACCTAGGATAGGAAGCATAGGACACTTAACTCGCATATCTAACAAACTTGTCCAGTTTGGCAATAACAACAGTGTGATTCAGGAACATTTGCAG AGATACAGTGAATGGACAGATTGGTACATGAACATTCTATCAAAGCGGAATGCTGTGGAAAATGTCTATCAGTGGGCATGTGG GAGACCGACAGCGTTGCATGACAGGAATAGGGATAGTGATGAGGATGATTACCAGGATCGGGACTATGATGTTGCAGCCTTGGCAAATAACCTAAGTCAGGCCTTCCGTTATGGTATTTACAATAATGAAGACATTGAAGAG GTTCATGGCTCGCTTGAACGAGATGATGAG caggatgtctattttgatgATGAATCTGCAGAGGTGGTTATTTCTTCTTTACGGTTGGGAGAGGACCATGAAAG TGGGTCTCTCTTTACGAATTCCAACTGGTTTGCTTTCGAGGAGGATAGAGATCGGGCAGTCAATGAGCGCTCAACTGCCTCTCTTGCTTCTTCATCACCTAATGCTGAGGAGAGTGCCATCAATACCAGTAGAGATGATAATGTAACTGGGGGTGAAGATGAGGAGTTAGCAGACACTGCAACATCATCACCTGAAGCAATACAAAAATTAGAAAATGACGGAACTGAAAAACCAGTTGAGTGGGTTGAATGGAGGGAGTCTTCTGATGCTGGTGACCCTTCTGGTCTTCCCAATGGAGAACCTGAGATCAAATCAGGGACCATAGATCCTGACACAACTAAGCCATCATCTGACTCATCTGGTGATCCGCCTACAAAGGATGAACCAGTGGATACTAAACCATCAGAATCTCTTGATGAGAGACCAAGCACTGAAACCTGTGAACCAGTTCAAACACAAAGTGAAAATCTGGATTTACATGCTGCTACTTCTGTGGATCAGGAATTGGTTGATGGTCAGGACAAGAAGCAGGATACAGCAGATGACAAAAAAGTGATTGAAAGTACAAGTAGCTAA
- the LOC112796159 gene encoding uncharacterized protein isoform X2 has product MFWRMAGLSTASPVETILDRDNFTLEELLDEDEIIQECKALNSRLINFLSGKAQVEQLIRYIVEEAAEDAEKKRTFKFPFIACEVFTCEVDAILTTLVEDEELMSKLFSFLEPDHSHGNLLAGYFCKVVVCLLLRKTVPFVQYVQGHQEIVNKLVDLIGITSVMEVLIRLIGADEHMYVNHVDAMKWIEDTDVLDMIVDKFSSSDSPEVHANAAETLCAITRCAPAGLCSKIKSPSFIGRLFRHALEDSRPKSVLVNSLSICISLLDPKKLTIGGFNAYKMNNGSTVTANPETVDGMLENLGDLLKLLDISSAESQLLTTFGKLQPPLGKHRLKIVEFLSVLVTVGSEAAEKKLIDLGAVQRIIDLFFEYPYNNFLHHHVENIIISCLESKNSFLVEHLLRDCDFVGRIIQAEKHNTLESGANKPTTHAENKAPPRIGSIGHLTRISNKLVQFGNNNSVIQEHLQRYSEWTDWYMNILSKRNAVENVYQWACGRPTALHDRNRDSDEDDYQDRDYDVAALANNLSQAFRYGIYNNEDIEEVHGSLERDDEDVYFDDESAEVVISSLRLGEDHESGSLFTNSNWFAFEEDRDRAVNERSTASLASSSPNAEESAINTSRDDNVTGGEDEELADTATSSPEAIQKLENDGTEKPVEWVEWRESSDAGDPSGLPNGEPEIKSGTIDPDTTKPSSDSSGDPPTKDEPVDTKPSESLDERPSTETCEPVQTQSENLDLHAATSVDQELVDGQDKKQDTADDKKVIESTSS; this is encoded by the exons ATGTTTTGGCGCATGGCTGGCTTGTCTACTGCGTCTCCT GTGGAGACCATTTTGGATAGGGACAATTTCACTTTGGAAGAACTACTTGATGAAGATGAAATTATACAAGAATGCAAAGCTCTTAATAGTCGCCTTATAAATTT TTTGTCTGGAAAAGCACAGGTTGAACAATTGATACGTTACATTGTTGAAGAAGCTGCTGAGGATGCTGAAAAGAAGCGAACTTTCAA GTTCCCTTTTATTGCTTGTGAGGTATTCACCTGCGAAGTTGATGCTATACTCACAACTCTTGTAGAGGATGAGGAA TTGATGAGTAAGTTGTTCTCCTTTTTGGAGCCAGATCACTCTCATGGCAATTTACTTGCTGGATATTTTTGCAAG GTAGTTGTATGCCTGTTGTTACGGAAGACAGTTCCTTTTGTGCAATATGTTCAA GGTCACCAGGAAATTGTGAATAAACTAGTCGATTTGATTGGAATTACATCTGTTATGGAG GTTTTGATACGCTTGATTGGTGCTGATGAGCACATGTATGTAAATCATGTGGATGCAATGAAGTGGATTGAAGACACCGATGTGCTTGATATGATTGTTGACAAGTTCAGTTCTTCA GATTCTCCTGAGGTGCATGCTAATGCAGCAGAAACCCTGTGTGCTATTACACGATGTGCTCCAGCAGGGCTTTGTTCCAAAATAAAAAGCCCGAG CTTCATAGGAAGATTATTCCGGCATGCTCTGGAGGACTCTCGGCCAAAATCTGTTCTTGTTAACTCTCTGTCCATATGTATATCTTTGCTAGATCCTAAGAAACTTACTATTGGAGGATTTAATGCATATAAAATGAATAATGGCTCTACGGTAACTGCAAATCCTGAAACCGTAGATGGCATGCTTGAGAACCTAG GTGATCTACTCAAGCTTTTGGATATTTCTTCTGCCGAAAGTCAGTTGCTAACCACCTTTGGCAAGTTACAACCACCTCTCGGAAAACATCGTTTGAAG ATTGTAGAATTTCTATCGGTCTTGGTAACTGTTGGTAGTGAAGCTGCTGAAAAGAAATTGATTGATCTTGGAGCAGTACAAAGAATTATAGACTTGTTCTTTGA GTACCCATACAATAACTTTTTGCATCACCATGTTGAAAATATCATAATTTCATGCTTGGAGAGTAAGAATTCTTTTCTCGTGGAACATCTTCTCCGTGATTGTGATTTTGTTGGGCGAATTATTCAAGCAGAAAAACATAACACGTTGGAATCTGGTGCAAACAAG CCAACAACACATGCTGAAAACAAAGCACCACCTAGGATAGGAAGCATAGGACACTTAACTCGCATATCTAACAAACTTGTCCAGTTTGGCAATAACAACAGTGTGATTCAGGAACATTTGCAG AGATACAGTGAATGGACAGATTGGTACATGAACATTCTATCAAAGCGGAATGCTGTGGAAAATGTCTATCAGTGGGCATGTGG GAGACCGACAGCGTTGCATGACAGGAATAGGGATAGTGATGAGGATGATTACCAGGATCGGGACTATGATGTTGCAGCCTTGGCAAATAACCTAAGTCAGGCCTTCCGTTATGGTATTTACAATAATGAAGACATTGAAGAG GTTCATGGCTCGCTTGAACGAGATGATGAG gatgtctattttgatgATGAATCTGCAGAGGTGGTTATTTCTTCTTTACGGTTGGGAGAGGACCATGAAAG TGGGTCTCTCTTTACGAATTCCAACTGGTTTGCTTTCGAGGAGGATAGAGATCGGGCAGTCAATGAGCGCTCAACTGCCTCTCTTGCTTCTTCATCACCTAATGCTGAGGAGAGTGCCATCAATACCAGTAGAGATGATAATGTAACTGGGGGTGAAGATGAGGAGTTAGCAGACACTGCAACATCATCACCTGAAGCAATACAAAAATTAGAAAATGACGGAACTGAAAAACCAGTTGAGTGGGTTGAATGGAGGGAGTCTTCTGATGCTGGTGACCCTTCTGGTCTTCCCAATGGAGAACCTGAGATCAAATCAGGGACCATAGATCCTGACACAACTAAGCCATCATCTGACTCATCTGGTGATCCGCCTACAAAGGATGAACCAGTGGATACTAAACCATCAGAATCTCTTGATGAGAGACCAAGCACTGAAACCTGTGAACCAGTTCAAACACAAAGTGAAAATCTGGATTTACATGCTGCTACTTCTGTGGATCAGGAATTGGTTGATGGTCAGGACAAGAAGCAGGATACAGCAGATGACAAAAAAGTGATTGAAAGTACAAGTAGCTAA